GCTGGACAAAGCATTCTCGGATAATCATCTGCAGGAATTCCCGGTATTTTTCAACTATATACGGCAGCGCAACCCTTCATTCCGTATTGCGGCGTATAGTGCTGCGGATTCGCTCGGTTCCATGCTGATCACCGGTGCGGATGTCAACCGCACATTCGGGAATGATGATGAAGCGATGGTGAACGGTTTGCTGGATGAGCTGAAGATCGATACCGCAGGATTGGTGTTCGGCCAGTTCAGCGGCGTAGCCGAAGCCGGCGACACTTATGGGTATGACATCAATTTTCCGGAATACAAGGCGGCTATCCTGAAAGCCGATGAGCAGATCGGCAGGATCATGGCCGCGCTGCAGCAGCGGGAAACCTGGTCGCAGGAGGACTGGCTGGTGGTGATCACCTCAGGTAACGGAGGCCCTTTCTCCATAGATCCCGGAGACGATGACGGCACGATCCTGGCCAATCCGAAAGTGAATACCTTCACCTTCTTTTATTCCCCGCGTTATGCGCCGAACTTTATCGACAGGCCGTACACCGGTAACCGTTATTCCGGCAAAGCCGTGCGCCTGTACGGTGATGATCCTTCCAATGCGGTGTTCGCCACGATTGAGGACGGCCGTGCAGACTATAACCTGAGCGATACCAATGAAGTGACCATATCGCTGAAGATCAAAAAGAACCGCACGCCGTACGGAGATTATTCCTACACTTATCCCTCCGTGATCGGCAATAATATGTCCCTCGACTGGTGGAACAATACCGGGTGGAACATTTCCCTGGAAGGCAATGGATGGGGTGTGCATTTCGGGCAGAACGGACGAGGGTTCAACATGGCTACCGCCACCAATATTGCCGACGGCCGCTGGCATGACCTGACCGCCGTATTCCTGAACCGTGACGATAAACGTTTTCTTCGCCTGTACACGGATGGCGGCTTTAACCGCGAAATGGACATCACCCAGTACGGCAGTTTCGATACCGATGCGCCGCTCACACTGGGTTATATGCCCGGAAATGTGACGGACAACCAGCGATGGCTGAACGCCTACATCACGGAAGTCAAATTCTGGGGCGCAGCCTTGCCGGACAGTGTGGTGGCCAACTACGTATGCAGCCCGGAGTTGCCTTCCTCGCATCCGTATAAAGATTACCTGATCGGCTACTGGAGCTGCAAGGATGGGTTCGGCGGCGTTTTCAAAGATCAGAGCG
This genomic stretch from Chitinophaga sp. XS-30 harbors:
- a CDS encoding alkaline phosphatase family protein; the encoded protein is MNSSKLWIALILAVFTVIACNKGFDRLIEAREYEDTTGIVTRTPKVLLLVVDGARGESVRDARAPNLQVMQEHAIYSWHSISDTLSIRPTAWADLLTGVRKEKHRVLDKAFSDNHLQEFPVFFNYIRQRNPSFRIAAYSAADSLGSMLITGADVNRTFGNDDEAMVNGLLDELKIDTAGLVFGQFSGVAEAGDTYGYDINFPEYKAAILKADEQIGRIMAALQQRETWSQEDWLVVITSGNGGPFSIDPGDDDGTILANPKVNTFTFFYSPRYAPNFIDRPYTGNRYSGKAVRLYGDDPSNAVFATIEDGRADYNLSDTNEVTISLKIKKNRTPYGDYSYTYPSVIGNNMSLDWWNNTGWNISLEGNGWGVHFGQNGRGFNMATATNIADGRWHDLTAVFLNRDDKRFLRLYTDGGFNREMDITQYGSFDTDAPLTLGYMPGNVTDNQRWLNAYITEVKFWGAALPDSVVANYVCSPELPSSHPYKDYLIGYWSCKDGFGGVFKDQSDLHNDFEIKGAYVWDDFSDLMCPTSATNLAQLVPQPADVARQVLNWLQIPADTKWGLDGRVWVTSYTGI